In one Nicotiana sylvestris chromosome 8, ASM39365v2, whole genome shotgun sequence genomic region, the following are encoded:
- the LOC104237225 gene encoding LRR receptor kinase SERK2 isoform X2 translates to MGANYFLLTLFPLFLAFSCTIKPTNGNAEVRALMEIKSTLDSENKKLFSWTSNGDPCSGSFLGVFCNEHHKIANISLQGKGLTGKLSPAMAELKCLSGLYLHYNLLSGEIPKELGNLTELTDLYLNDNNLSGTIPPEIGRMASLQGIQGMLKRLYLGFNQLSGPIPSKLATAPQLEVLEIQNNTLTGVVPPALRRLSGKFNYESNPGLCGTGFASLRVCTAWDNVNVNQVDPNEPNSNNNGVPKDVPETANVSRLHCNQTHCSRSSRFPQVIIVASVITVTVTLIVAVVFGIFRRRRFKQRVGNTSDASDDRLSTDQTKEIYKRSPSPLLTVEYSNHWDPMTPEKGYGSMRYEFLHGFKFNLEEVESATQHFTEVNLLGRSNFSAVYKGILKDGSIVAVKMISVTSCKSEETEFMEGLSLLTSLKHENLVKLRGFCCSKGRGECFLIYDFASKGNLSQFLDVEENSSHVLDWSTRVSIIKGIAKGLGYLHSSEPNKPSMVHRNISVEKVLLDQQFTPLILDCGLLKLLADDVVYSALKVSAALGYMAPEYITTGRFTEKSDVYAFGVIILQVLSGKGLLDCSMRLAAESCNFENFIDPNLKGTFSVSEATLLTKLATSCTLEDPDSRPSMVSVNEELNRSSGG, encoded by the exons atGGGTGCTAATTATTTCCTCTTAACTTTGTTTCCTCTGTTTCTTGCATTTTCTTGTACGATAAAACCTACTAATGGAAATGCAGAAGTAAGAGCTTTAATGGAAATAAAGTCTACTTTAGACTCAGAAAACAAGAAACTTTTTTCATGGACAAGTAATGGTGATCCATGTAGTGGTTCTTTTCTTGGTGTGTTTTGTAATGAACATCATAAAATAGCAAATATTTCATTGCAAGGCAAAGGACTTACTGGTAAATTGTCACCAGCAATGGCGGAATTGAAGTGTTTATCTGGTCTTTACTTGCATTATAATTTGTTATCTGGGGAAATACCAAAGGAACTTGGGAATTTGACTGAGTTGACTGATCTTTACCTTAATGACAACAATCTTTCTGGTACTATACCACCTGAAATTGGAAGAATGGCGAGTTTACAAg GAATCCAAGGGATGCTGAAAAGGTTATATTTGGGATTCAATCAGTTATCTGGTCCAATTCCATCAAAATTAGCAACTGCTCCTCAATTGGAAGTTCTAGAAATACAAAACAACACCCTCACTGGAGTTGTTCCTCCAG CTTTGAGGAGATTGAGTGGAAAATTCAATTATGAAAGCAATCCTGGTTTATGTGGTACTGGATTTGCTTCATTGAGAGTTTGCACTGCCTGGGATAATGTCAATGTGAATCAAGTTGATCCCAACGAACCTAATTCCAATAATAACGGCGTCCCTAAAGATGTTCCAGAAACGGCTAATGTTAGTCGCTTGCATTGTAATCAAACTCACTGTTCAAGATCATCAAGATTTCCTCAAGTAATTATTGTTGCTTCAGTGATCACAGTCACTGTCACTTTGATAGTTGCTGTAGTTTTCGGTATATTTAGGCGTAGAAGGTTTAAACAAAGAGTGGGAAATACATCTGATGCATCTGATGATAGGCTTAGTACTGATCAGACAAAGGAAATATATAAGAGAAGCCCCTCGCCGTTACTTACTGTTGAGTACTCAAATCATTGGGACCCTATGACTCCTGAAAAGGGTTATGGTAGCATGCGATACGAGTTCTTACATGGATTTAAGTTCAATTTGGAAGAAGTTGAGTCTGCAACTCAGCATTTTACTGAGGTAAATCTATTGGGAAGGAGCAATTTCTCCGCGGTTTATAAAGGAATTTTAAAAGATGGATCGATAGTAGCTGTGAAAATGATCAGTGTGACGAGTTGTAAGTCGGAGGAGACTGAGTTTATGGAAGGATTGAGCTTATTAACCTCACTGAAACATGAAAATCTTGTCAAGTTAAGAGGTTTCTGCTGTTCAAAAGGAAGGGGTGAGTGCTTTTTAATCTATGATTTTGCTTCTAAAGGGAACCTTTCTCAGTTTCTTGATGTTGAAGAAAACAGCAGCCATGTTCTTGATTGGTCCACAAGAGTTTCAATCATCAAGGGGATTGCTAAAG GTCTAGGATATCTGCACAGCTCCGAACCGAACAAACCTTCGATGGTTCATCGCAACATATCAGTGGAGAAAGTCCTCCTTGATCAACAGTTCACTCCACTAATACTGGACTGTGGTCTACTAAAGCTACTTGCTGATGATGTCGTTTATTCAGCGCTTAAGGTCAGTGCTGCACTTGGATATATGGCTCCTGAATACATTACGACAGGACGCTTTACAGAAAAGAGTGATGTATATGCATTTGGAGTAATTATCCTTCAAGTGCTATCTGGTAAAGGACTTCTTGACTGCTCAATGCGACTTGCAGCTGAATCTTGcaacttcgaaaattttattgACCCAAATCTTAAGGGAACATTCTCTGTAAGTGAAGCAACTTTGCTTACTAAACttgcaacaagttgcacccttgaGGATCCAGACAGTAGGCCAAGTATGGTTTCAGTGAATGAAGAATTGAACAGGTCTAGTGGTGGTTGA
- the LOC104237225 gene encoding probable LRR receptor-like serine/threonine-protein kinase At5g45780 isoform X1 — MGANYFLLTLFPLFLAFSCTIKPTNGNAEVRALMEIKSTLDSENKKLFSWTSNGDPCSGSFLGVFCNEHHKIANISLQGKGLTGKLSPAMAELKCLSGLYLHYNLLSGEIPKELGNLTELTDLYLNDNNLSGTIPPEIGRMASLQALVLSCNQLKGSIPTEIGFLKKLIVLALEHNMLTGEIPSNLGIQGMLKRLYLGFNQLSGPIPSKLATAPQLEVLEIQNNTLTGVVPPALRRLSGKFNYESNPGLCGTGFASLRVCTAWDNVNVNQVDPNEPNSNNNGVPKDVPETANVSRLHCNQTHCSRSSRFPQVIIVASVITVTVTLIVAVVFGIFRRRRFKQRVGNTSDASDDRLSTDQTKEIYKRSPSPLLTVEYSNHWDPMTPEKGYGSMRYEFLHGFKFNLEEVESATQHFTEVNLLGRSNFSAVYKGILKDGSIVAVKMISVTSCKSEETEFMEGLSLLTSLKHENLVKLRGFCCSKGRGECFLIYDFASKGNLSQFLDVEENSSHVLDWSTRVSIIKGIAKGLGYLHSSEPNKPSMVHRNISVEKVLLDQQFTPLILDCGLLKLLADDVVYSALKVSAALGYMAPEYITTGRFTEKSDVYAFGVIILQVLSGKGLLDCSMRLAAESCNFENFIDPNLKGTFSVSEATLLTKLATSCTLEDPDSRPSMVSVNEELNRSSGG; from the exons atGGGTGCTAATTATTTCCTCTTAACTTTGTTTCCTCTGTTTCTTGCATTTTCTTGTACGATAAAACCTACTAATGGAAATGCAGAAGTAAGAGCTTTAATGGAAATAAAGTCTACTTTAGACTCAGAAAACAAGAAACTTTTTTCATGGACAAGTAATGGTGATCCATGTAGTGGTTCTTTTCTTGGTGTGTTTTGTAATGAACATCATAAAATAGCAAATATTTCATTGCAAGGCAAAGGACTTACTGGTAAATTGTCACCAGCAATGGCGGAATTGAAGTGTTTATCTGGTCTTTACTTGCATTATAATTTGTTATCTGGGGAAATACCAAAGGAACTTGGGAATTTGACTGAGTTGACTGATCTTTACCTTAATGACAACAATCTTTCTGGTACTATACCACCTGAAATTGGAAGAATGGCGAGTTTACAAg CACTGGTCTTGAGTTGTAACCAGTTGAAAGGGAGCATACCAACAGAGATTGGGTTCTTGAAAAAATTAATTGTCCTTGCATTGGAACATAACATGTTAACAGGTGAAATTCCATCAAATTTAGGAATCCAAGGGATGCTGAAAAGGTTATATTTGGGATTCAATCAGTTATCTGGTCCAATTCCATCAAAATTAGCAACTGCTCCTCAATTGGAAGTTCTAGAAATACAAAACAACACCCTCACTGGAGTTGTTCCTCCAG CTTTGAGGAGATTGAGTGGAAAATTCAATTATGAAAGCAATCCTGGTTTATGTGGTACTGGATTTGCTTCATTGAGAGTTTGCACTGCCTGGGATAATGTCAATGTGAATCAAGTTGATCCCAACGAACCTAATTCCAATAATAACGGCGTCCCTAAAGATGTTCCAGAAACGGCTAATGTTAGTCGCTTGCATTGTAATCAAACTCACTGTTCAAGATCATCAAGATTTCCTCAAGTAATTATTGTTGCTTCAGTGATCACAGTCACTGTCACTTTGATAGTTGCTGTAGTTTTCGGTATATTTAGGCGTAGAAGGTTTAAACAAAGAGTGGGAAATACATCTGATGCATCTGATGATAGGCTTAGTACTGATCAGACAAAGGAAATATATAAGAGAAGCCCCTCGCCGTTACTTACTGTTGAGTACTCAAATCATTGGGACCCTATGACTCCTGAAAAGGGTTATGGTAGCATGCGATACGAGTTCTTACATGGATTTAAGTTCAATTTGGAAGAAGTTGAGTCTGCAACTCAGCATTTTACTGAGGTAAATCTATTGGGAAGGAGCAATTTCTCCGCGGTTTATAAAGGAATTTTAAAAGATGGATCGATAGTAGCTGTGAAAATGATCAGTGTGACGAGTTGTAAGTCGGAGGAGACTGAGTTTATGGAAGGATTGAGCTTATTAACCTCACTGAAACATGAAAATCTTGTCAAGTTAAGAGGTTTCTGCTGTTCAAAAGGAAGGGGTGAGTGCTTTTTAATCTATGATTTTGCTTCTAAAGGGAACCTTTCTCAGTTTCTTGATGTTGAAGAAAACAGCAGCCATGTTCTTGATTGGTCCACAAGAGTTTCAATCATCAAGGGGATTGCTAAAG GTCTAGGATATCTGCACAGCTCCGAACCGAACAAACCTTCGATGGTTCATCGCAACATATCAGTGGAGAAAGTCCTCCTTGATCAACAGTTCACTCCACTAATACTGGACTGTGGTCTACTAAAGCTACTTGCTGATGATGTCGTTTATTCAGCGCTTAAGGTCAGTGCTGCACTTGGATATATGGCTCCTGAATACATTACGACAGGACGCTTTACAGAAAAGAGTGATGTATATGCATTTGGAGTAATTATCCTTCAAGTGCTATCTGGTAAAGGACTTCTTGACTGCTCAATGCGACTTGCAGCTGAATCTTGcaacttcgaaaattttattgACCCAAATCTTAAGGGAACATTCTCTGTAAGTGAAGCAACTTTGCTTACTAAACttgcaacaagttgcacccttgaGGATCCAGACAGTAGGCCAAGTATGGTTTCAGTGAATGAAGAATTGAACAGGTCTAGTGGTGGTTGA